A window of Conger conger chromosome 13, fConCon1.1, whole genome shotgun sequence contains these coding sequences:
- the LOC133107772 gene encoding pleckstrin homology domain-containing family B member 1-like, producing the protein MALMRSGWLWRQSSILKRWKLNFFDLWVDGNFICYKDDSRDDYETILRLKERCAGVKSGLECAGVCPPEGRPRECLLLVLLRDGSTMVMCANSEDEALSWKLALMEAKRSAVYTYDPYDDNYQFVPVDSHNAIYISPGYPGYGHVVIQEDRSDGMGEEVALGLLAGMATGAALQSFMWMPFWFC; encoded by the exons ATGGCTCTGATGAGGTCTGGGTGGCTctggagacaga GCTCCATTCTAAAACGATGGAAGCTGAATTTTTTCGACCTGTGGGTGGATGGAAACTTTATCTGCTATAAAGACGACAGCCGCGATGACTACGAGACAATATTGCGTCTTAAGGAAAGGTGTGCCGGTGTCAAGTCTGGGCTTGAGTGCGCAG GAGTGTGCCCTCCAGAGGGCCGTCCGAGGGAATGTCTTCTGCTCGTGCTCCTGAGGGACGGATCCACCATGGTCATGTGCGCCAACAGTGAAGACGAGGCACT ATCATGGAAGCTGGCTTTAATGGAGGCAAAGAGAAGTGCA GTGTACACTTACGAtccttatgatgacaactaccAGTTTGTTCCTGTAGACAGCCACAATGCCATCTACATCAGTCCCGGTTACCCTGGATACGG CCATGTTGTGATCCAGGAGGATCGAAGTGATGGGATGGGAGAGGAAGTGGCGCTGGGGCTGCTAGCAGGGATGGCCACTGGGGCGGCGCTGCAGTCTTTTATGTGGATGCCATTCTGGTTCTGttaa
- the LOC133107771 gene encoding proteasomal ATPase-associated factor 1-like, with the protein MEARIQLQSDWYTALRENEGEVWVSCKIPGKPTVYGSLKCQGVGYDGIPAVTASEEFEVLQVSKKSIHLTCPSGRTSSKFIIPYTSFPKIHDKSVTCLDISSGGGLGVSTSTDGSMKIWNCKNGDRRRELTGHIYDVNCCRFFPSGMVALSGGMDAQVKLWSCEDGTCPVTFKGHRAGILDTSIVDRGRNVVSCSRDGTARLWDCGKSTCLAVVADCGTPVNGCCVGTADNSINLGTPQENPSDREVGTEDKLLLLAREDRKLQGVGLQSRTAVFEFEGSDAFNCCTFLSSVYVAAGAQDGNIYQLDLRCLSTPVQIFHRSGAPVHSIIPIREGFIASQGDGSCFIVQQDLDHTIELTGPDADPVYKVAVWEKSVFTCCRDGLVRKYQLSSL; encoded by the exons ATGGAGGCAAGAATACAACTCCAAAGCGACTGGTATACGGCATTAAG AGAAAACGAGGGGGAAGTTTGGGTTTCATGCAAAATACCAG GAAAGCCAACTGTGTATGGTAGCCTGAAATGTCAAGGAGTCGGTTACGACGGCATACCTGCGGTCACAGCATCCGAGGAGTTCGAAGTACTGCAAGTTTCAAAG AAAAGCATCCACCTGACCTGTCCTTCTGGAAGAACGTCATCCAAATTCATAATTCCCTACACATCTTTTCCAAAGATTCATGATAAAAGT GTAACATGTTTGGACATTTCCAGTGGAGGAGGATTGGGAGTCTCCACCAGCACGGATGGCTCCATGAAAATCTGGAACTGCAAGAACGGGGACAGAAGG AGGGAGCTGACAGGCCACATCTACGATGTGAACTGCTGCAGGTTCTTCCCCTCTGGAATGGTGGCCCTCAGCGGGGGGATGGATGCGCAGGTGAAGCTGTGGTCCTGTGAGGACGGCACCTGCCCTGTCACGTTTAAAGGGcacagagcag GTATCCTAGATACTTCTATTGTGGACCGTGGAAGAAACGTGGTGTCGTGTTCGAGGGATGGCACAGCCCggctgtgggattgtgggaaatcaACCTGTCTGGCTGTGGTGGCTGACTGCGGCACTCCAGTGAATGGTTGCTGTGTGGGAACAGCTGACAACAGCATTAATCTGGGGACCCCTCAAGAGAACCCAA GTGACCGGGAGGTAGGAACTGAAGATAAGCTGCTGCTTTTGGCCCGAGAAGATCGGAAACTCCAGGGTGTTGGTCTTCAGAGTAGGACTGCT gtttttgaatttgaagggTCGGATGCCTTTAACTGCTGCACGTTCCTCTccagtgtgtatgtggctgCTGGTGCCCAAGATGGGAACATCTACCAGCTGGACCTGAGGTGTCTGAG CACACCTGTGCAGATATTCCACAGATCTGGAGCCCCTGTCCACTCTATTATACCAATCAGAGAGGGGTTCATCGCCAGCCAAG GTGATGGCAGCTGTTTTATCGTTCAGCAAGACCTTGACCACACCATTGAACTGACTGGTCCTGATGCTGATCCCGTCTATAAG GTGGCTGTATGGGAGAAGAGCGTTTTCACCTGTTGCAGAGATGGGCTTGTGAGGAAGTACCAGCTGTCAAGCCTATGA